The following proteins are encoded in a genomic region of Glycine max cultivar Williams 82 chromosome 18, Glycine_max_v4.0, whole genome shotgun sequence:
- the LOC106797040 gene encoding uncharacterized protein, with protein sequence MEGLFWKALIFQEIAWTTWRIIRGIQCLYDAILKSHQSTPKQTLLREVRWEPPPATAIKLNLDGIFRDHHGNWILGFTNLKAELFALMHGLCKAWNLRYRNIMCQTDSKLALDLLQGNVDA encoded by the exons ATGGAGGGACTTTTCTG GAAGGCTCTTATCTTTCAGGAAATCGCATGGACTACTTGGAGGATTATCAGAGGAATTCAGTGCTTATATGATGCTATTTTGAAGAGTCACCAGAGTACACCGAAGCAGACTCTACTGCGAGAAGTGCGTTGGGAACCACCACCAGCTACGGCTATCAAACTGAACCTGGATGGCATTTTTCGAGACCACCATGGTAACTGGATATTGGGTTTCACCAACCTCAAGGCAGAGCTGTTTGCCCTTATGCATGGTCTCTGCAAAGCTTGGAACCTGAGATACCGTAACATCATGTGCCAGACAGATTCGAAGTTGGCACTGGATCTACTGCAAGGGAACGTTGATGcttaa
- the LOC102660074 gene encoding MDIS1-interacting receptor like kinase 2, with protein MTFLLLVYLRHIRLAIKKKHAKKAVMTKNGDLFCIWNYDGSIAYEDIIRATEDYDMKYCIGTGAYGSVYKAQLPSGKVGALKKLHGFEAEVPAFDESFRNEVKVLSEIKHRHFVRLHGFCLHRRIMFLIFEYLEKGSLFSVLFDDVEAMELDWRKRHCTCSVIS; from the coding sequence ATGACCTTCTTACTGCTTGTTTATCTGAGGCATATTCGCCTTGCAATTaagaaaaaacatgcaaagaaAGCAGTGATGACTAAGAATGGggatttattttgtatatggaACTATGATGGAAGCATAGCCTATGAAGACATCATTAGAGCTACCGAAGATTATGACATGAAATATTGTATTGGAACTGGAGCATACGGGAGTGTTTATAAGGCACAATTACCAAGTGGCAAGGTTGGTGCCTTGAAAAAACTTCATGGCTTTGAAGCAGAGGTGCCGGCTTTTGATGAGAGTTTCAGAAATGAGGTCAAAGTATTATCAGAAATAAAGCATCGACATTTTGTGAGGCTGCATGGATTCTGCTTGCACAGAAGAATCATGTTTTTGATCTTTGAGTACTTGGAGAAGGGAAGCTTGTTTTCTGTGTTGTTTGATGATGTGGAAGCAATGGAATTGGATTGGAGAAAAAGGCACTGCACATGCTCTGTCATATCTTGA